The Armatimonas rosea genome includes a window with the following:
- a CDS encoding glycosyltransferase family 2 protein — MSRETVAVVIPTYNVAAIIRPTLESIRWADEIIIVDMFSDDGTKELVEAYPNVRYFGRKDYIFANVNYGMEQATTDWVIRLDSDEVLGEELQKAIQAFLEKPDPSVKTLLFRGVHRFFGFPSYQGVYREEACWRKHMFRKGTAAYPCKAEHEDIESQEPTQRLAGHYDHFTNMTAEEVVRKFNYYTSKDVERMSDSELEPMSPGKLLYRCTRMFILYYFQWKGYKEGQFGFYTALFRGPIYTIIEQVKRWERLEKQRRG; from the coding sequence ATGTCGCGAGAGACGGTTGCGGTGGTGATTCCCACCTACAATGTGGCGGCCATTATCCGGCCCACGCTGGAGAGCATTCGCTGGGCGGATGAGATCATTATTGTCGATATGTTTAGCGACGATGGGACCAAGGAGCTGGTGGAGGCCTATCCCAATGTGCGCTACTTTGGCCGCAAGGACTATATCTTCGCCAATGTCAACTACGGCATGGAGCAGGCGACCACCGACTGGGTGATCCGACTCGATAGCGACGAGGTCCTGGGGGAGGAGCTCCAGAAGGCGATCCAGGCGTTCCTCGAAAAGCCCGATCCGAGTGTCAAGACCCTGCTCTTTAGAGGGGTCCACCGCTTCTTTGGCTTCCCGAGCTACCAGGGGGTCTACCGCGAGGAGGCGTGCTGGCGCAAGCACATGTTCCGCAAAGGGACAGCCGCCTACCCGTGCAAGGCGGAGCACGAGGATATCGAGTCCCAGGAGCCGACCCAGCGCCTGGCAGGCCACTACGACCACTTCACCAACATGACCGCCGAGGAAGTGGTCCGCAAGTTCAACTACTACACGTCCAAGGATGTCGAGCGGATGTCCGACTCCGAGCTGGAGCCCATGAGCCCCGGCAAGCTGCTCTACCGCTGCACTCGGATGTTTATCCTCTACTACTTCCAGTGGAAGGGCTACAAAGAGGGGCAGTTTGGCTTCTACACCGCGCTGTTCCGTGGGCCGATCTACACCATTATCGAGCAGGTCAAGCGCTGGGAGCGGCTGGAGAAGCAGCGCCGCGGCTAG
- a CDS encoding oligosaccharide flippase family protein, whose product METPSDPTPPQDSSDHVAQVTQKAVKGAKIMTLLGFGQVCLRFFSTKATSVFLTNLDFDNFGPGSKLTGIGGFLSDVGLAGALVRKGTEPTDDELITVFLSQQLLAGLFVGGVLAFLPLIRTSLHMNHTATLVLLFLCFGVFLQTLRLIPMLVLERKLKFDAIARCEMLESVVQVLVTITMTLMKYGVWALVAGYWSRGITGLIAIWIASPWRPRGTFRWGIVKELAKFGLPYQLNALIPTLGDFWMVPVLKQLLTEGALGLVTWSGNIASIPMTINNMLVRVAYPAYSRLQADSAALADALQSAVRRLTAIFDLAISPFVTLCPFLIPFLLHPKWAPAVPIVQWLCVQAVVSMLLGTVCSVQNALGKASERMWVTVGMAVLRWVTGYWAISRFGLAGYGPIGLATGAFELWVSGVLVRRHNPQSATLLHDLFGPLLISWVTLGGALGLGEALGHGVLWQKALVATLAWVLLSALREALTPFRMLRSELGPLLALIQRKRS is encoded by the coding sequence ATGGAAACACCCTCCGATCCCACGCCTCCCCAAGACAGTAGCGACCATGTCGCCCAGGTTACCCAGAAGGCGGTAAAGGGCGCCAAGATCATGACCCTCCTGGGGTTCGGTCAGGTCTGTCTGCGCTTCTTCTCCACCAAGGCGACCTCAGTCTTTCTGACCAACCTGGACTTCGATAACTTTGGGCCTGGCTCCAAGCTGACTGGGATCGGGGGCTTTCTCTCGGATGTGGGGCTCGCGGGGGCGCTTGTGCGCAAGGGGACCGAGCCCACCGACGACGAGCTCATCACGGTCTTTCTGAGCCAGCAGCTCCTGGCAGGGCTCTTTGTGGGCGGCGTCCTAGCCTTCTTGCCACTGATCCGTACGAGCCTGCACATGAACCACACCGCGACCCTGGTGCTGCTGTTTCTGTGCTTTGGGGTCTTCCTGCAGACATTGCGCCTTATCCCGATGCTCGTGCTGGAGCGCAAGCTCAAGTTCGATGCCATCGCCCGCTGTGAGATGCTGGAGAGCGTTGTCCAAGTGCTCGTCACCATTACCATGACCCTGATGAAGTACGGGGTCTGGGCGCTGGTGGCGGGCTACTGGTCGCGTGGGATTACGGGCTTGATCGCCATCTGGATCGCCTCCCCGTGGCGCCCGCGGGGGACCTTCCGCTGGGGGATTGTCAAGGAGCTGGCCAAGTTTGGGCTCCCGTACCAGCTCAATGCCCTCATTCCCACCCTGGGCGACTTCTGGATGGTGCCCGTGCTCAAGCAGCTCCTCACCGAGGGCGCTCTGGGGTTGGTGACCTGGTCGGGGAATATCGCGTCGATCCCGATGACCATCAACAACATGCTGGTGCGGGTGGCCTACCCCGCCTACAGCCGCCTGCAGGCCGATAGCGCCGCCCTCGCCGATGCTCTCCAGAGCGCCGTGCGCCGCCTGACCGCGATCTTTGACCTGGCGATCTCCCCGTTCGTGACCCTCTGCCCGTTCTTGATTCCGTTCTTGCTCCACCCCAAGTGGGCACCCGCCGTGCCGATTGTCCAGTGGCTGTGTGTTCAGGCGGTGGTGAGCATGCTCCTGGGGACGGTCTGCTCGGTGCAGAACGCGCTGGGGAAGGCGAGCGAGCGGATGTGGGTGACGGTCGGGATGGCGGTCTTGCGCTGGGTGACCGGCTACTGGGCGATCTCACGCTTCGGGCTGGCGGGCTACGGCCCTATCGGGCTGGCGACCGGTGCGTTTGAGCTCTGGGTCTCCGGGGTGCTGGTGCGCCGCCACAACCCGCAGAGCGCGACCCTGCTGCACGATCTCTTTGGACCGCTCCTGATCTCCTGGGTGACCCTGGGGGGTGCGCTGGGGCTGGGTGAGGCTCTCGGGCACGGCGTTCTCTGGCAGAAGGCCCTGGTCGCGACCCTGGCCTGGGTGCTACTCTCCGCGCTCCGCGAGGCCCTGACACCGTTTCGGATGCTGCGTAGCGAGCTGGGACCGCTGCTCGCCCTGATCCAGCGGAAGCGATCCTAG
- a CDS encoding glycosyltransferase family 2 protein: protein MSTPQPMPIPDLSVTVINHSNPDYLQECLRSVFREADGLTLEVIVIDNATNQRLVPELRAEFPQVQWLFNARSLGYSANHNQGLKLATGRYLCTLNDDTVVHDQALGKLVAYLDAHPEVGMLGPRLLNRDGTIQDSAYYFPSVKSVLISWLTLPGGLVRLKRQMIHPAQQGESAAEVDWVLGACQVITRAAYEKVGGLDEKLAPIVYYEDTDWCRSCHKAGFKIVYLPEARLTHYGGSSTGVDGAEGEVRPMPMLRELSATCMRYFRKHHGVLVTLWLQLLFVFVTAWNLGMMGQSRLRRRLSAASFKNGLANAVFALKGALNP from the coding sequence ATGTCCACTCCCCAGCCCATGCCGATCCCCGACCTGAGTGTCACGGTCATCAACCACAGCAACCCGGACTACCTCCAGGAGTGCCTGCGCTCGGTCTTCCGCGAGGCCGACGGGCTGACGCTGGAGGTGATCGTGATCGACAACGCGACCAACCAGCGCCTTGTCCCCGAGCTACGGGCGGAGTTTCCCCAGGTGCAGTGGCTCTTCAACGCGCGCTCTCTGGGGTACTCGGCCAACCACAACCAGGGGCTAAAGCTCGCGACTGGCCGCTACCTCTGCACCCTCAACGACGATACCGTGGTCCACGACCAGGCGCTGGGGAAGCTGGTTGCCTACCTCGATGCCCACCCCGAGGTCGGGATGCTGGGGCCGCGCCTGCTCAACCGCGATGGCACCATTCAAGACAGCGCCTACTACTTTCCCAGCGTGAAGAGCGTGCTGATCTCCTGGCTGACCCTTCCTGGCGGGCTGGTGCGGCTCAAGCGGCAGATGATCCACCCCGCACAGCAAGGGGAGAGCGCCGCTGAGGTGGACTGGGTGCTCGGGGCGTGCCAGGTGATCACCCGCGCCGCCTACGAAAAAGTGGGGGGGCTGGATGAGAAGCTCGCCCCGATTGTCTACTACGAGGACACCGACTGGTGCCGGAGCTGTCATAAGGCGGGCTTTAAGATTGTCTACCTCCCCGAGGCGCGGCTCACCCACTACGGTGGCTCGAGCACGGGCGTGGACGGTGCTGAAGGTGAGGTCCGCCCCATGCCGATGCTGCGGGAGCTCAGCGCGACCTGCATGCGCTACTTCCGAAAGCACCATGGGGTTCTTGTCACGCTCTGGCTGCAGCTACTCTTTGTGTTTGTGACAGCCTGGAACCTGGGGATGATGGGACAGTCGCGGCTTCGGCGGCGGCTCTCGGCGGCCAGCTTTAAAAATGGCCTGGCCAATGCGGTTTTTGCCTTGAAGGGTGCCCTGAACCCTTAG